The Cumulibacter manganitolerans DNA window TCGGCCTGCTGCGAAGCAAGATCCCCGAGGCGCGGCGGGCCGACGTGGACGACGAGGACCTTCTCGAGCAGCAGGGCGCCTCGTTCTTCGGCGGCACCCACGACGTGATCGTCGCTCGCCGGCACTTCACCGACGACGCGATCGACGACAGCAACTTGGCGTCCTCGGGAACGCTCACCGTCGAGGAGCACCACCAGTACACGCGCTTCGCCATCGCCTCGCTGCGCGAGCTCTATGCCGCCAACCGCTATGCGCGCTACGTCGCGGTCTTCCAGAACTGGCTCAAGCCGGCCGGAGCGTCGTTCGACCATCTGCACAAGCAGCTCGTCGCGATCGACGAGCGCGGGGTGCAGTCCGAGCTCGAGCTGGCCCGGGCCCGGGTCAACCCCAACCTGTACAACGAGGCCGCGGTCAACTTCGCGTCGTACCAGAACCTCGTGGTTGCGGAGAACGACTACGCGATCGCGCACTCCGGGTTCGGGCACCGCTACCCGACGCTGGAGATCTTCTCCAAGAGCCCGCACAGCGAGCCGTGGAACCACACCGACGAGGAGGTCCGCGGGATGTCGGACCTCATCCATGCGGTGCACGCCGCGGTCGGCGCCGACGTGCCGTCCAACGAGGAGTGGCACCACAAGCCGCCGGACGTGGACGTCCCGATGCCGTGGCGGGTGATGATCAAGCTGCGCGTCTCGACGCTCGCCGGTTTCGAGGGCGGCACCAAGATCTATCTCAACACCATCAGCCCGGTGGACCTGCGCGATCGCGTGGTGCCGGCGTTGTTCACGTTGCGCGAGCGCGGTCGCATCGCCGCCACGGTCAAGATCGCCGAGGAGTGCGAGTGCCTGCCGAACTGCCTGGCCTACAACCCGGCGGTACGCCGCGCGGCCGGTGACCGCCTCAACCCGACAGTGCCTTGACCATGGCATAGCCGGTCTGCTCGGCGATCGCGGCGATGGTGCTGGTGGCCTGGGCGCGCGCGGCCAGCTGCTGGGTGTACAGCGCGGTCTTCTGCTGATAGCGGGCGGTGCGCTCCTGCAGCCCGGCGCCGGTGAGCACGTCGAGTGCCTCGCTCACCACGCCGCCGAGGCGGGCCTGCACGCCGGCCCAGATGGCGTCCCACTCGCCCTGATGCGCGGCGGTGGCGGCGGCGATCGCGCTGATCTGCTCGGTGTCGAAGGCGATGACGGACACGGCTCTCCTCCTAGATTCCCGCGGCGATGGCGGCGGCAAGCCCGCCGCTCTTGGCCGCGGCGGTCGCCTCGTCCGACCCGGCCTGCGCGACACCGACGAGGGTCTGCAGATCCGCGCGCAGCACGGACAGCTCCTCGGCCAGCGCCTTTCCGCCGCCGCCGAGCTCGCCGAACGCCGCGGAGGTGATGTGGCCGGCCGGAGCCGTCATGGCTGCGGTGCTCGCGTCCGCCTGGGCGAGGACCTTCGCGGTGACGCCGTTCATCTGCGCGGTCGCGTCGTCCACGACCGCGATCGCTGCCTGCACCTGATCGAGGTCGATCTTCGGTCCGCTCATCTGCTCTCCCTTGGGGTAGGTGGATCCGTACGGCCCCACCCCATCACCCGCCGGGCCGCGTCGGCGGCGCCATCGGGGCGTCTGTGGACCGGGGAGCGGTCATCCACAGGACGCCGTCCGCCGCGTTGACGCGCGCGCTGGTCCGCGGCACCGCCGGCGGACCGCGCCGACCGATACCGTGGGCCGGGTGAGGACCACGAGAAGACGTACCTGCCTGGCGGCGCTGGCGACGATCGGCGTCCTGACCGGTGCCGCCTGCGGCCCCGGAGGGCGGGACGCGGCCGGCCCGGCGACCCCGAGCGGCTCCTCGTCGCCGACGTCCGCCCCGTCCGACGCCGCCGTGCCGACTTCCGGTCCGGCACAGACCGGCGCTGCGCCGGCCCAGACCTGCGCCCAGCGCATCGGGGACATGCTG harbors:
- a CDS encoding DUF4921 family protein → MFPIADAVSYGTPDAYLRTMADGTIKQISPFTGTQVWTVPGRGDRPLGIPAVDPRPLQHDAHTRSCAFCSDNYLKTPPEKARVVRAGENWSTLVDVPIARLFEQVAEFRRIPNLYEIVSLDYWRRNYGYRLPQGIADRMTRYLSEPAGRAHVLGLLRSKIPEARRADVDDEDLLEQQGASFFGGTHDVIVARRHFTDDAIDDSNLASSGTLTVEEHHQYTRFAIASLRELYAANRYARYVAVFQNWLKPAGASFDHLHKQLVAIDERGVQSELELARARVNPNLYNEAAVNFASYQNLVVAENDYAIAHSGFGHRYPTLEIFSKSPHSEPWNHTDEEVRGMSDLIHAVHAAVGADVPSNEEWHHKPPDVDVPMPWRVMIKLRVSTLAGFEGGTKIYLNTISPVDLRDRVVPALFTLRERGRIAATVKIAEECECLPNCLAYNPAVRRAAGDRLNPTVP